One genomic region from Nocardioides plantarum encodes:
- a CDS encoding DEAD/DEAH box helicase, with protein sequence MPFPTVGPTSPVDDDLVEFYRSLPKSADAPKDLWFHQGEIVRSYAPAHLKSADVALELPPGAGKTLVGGTIAEWRRRRLGERAVYACATRGLAHQTHAKLSSYGVRSVLLIGSNHDWLDADRLRYTSAQAVAVTTYWSIFNSNPPLSDAQLLILDDAHAAENAVAGPWSITIDRRDDAYMPIVEALAPTLESLVVARLTDPAAGKYANDIYMASVVGVAAQAADLADLLRRAVSARAVNKSTKYVMRLVESHFDRMLVYVSRRAIVFRPFIPPTSTLAAFDGAQQRLYMSATLGEGGELERTFGRPKIARLPVPSGWDRRGNGRRFFAFPESTKDLAAAPEVRQAYIQKVIAKFGRAVVLAPDNSSMEAFLSDWVPAEAAVFRPDDVEDSLASFASAPLAVLGMANRYDGLDLPDDACRLVIIAGLPARGDLQERFLAKGLGAIEVLQERIRARITQGAGRATRNPTDFAAVLMLGTDLASFAGRLDVQEALHPELHAELKFGLMASLENSSAELLDLLDHFANQTPEWAGADATIRSMRDSYTQKVPPGTKELSDAASHEVAAWQFLWQGEWNRARESARSAADTVRGSRGSQRYAALWNYLLGSWTLIAGGSGIPRADADVAAAAFNAARAGARGTTWLSHLASPADLAAMEKQVLEVDALDGAAVAQAVVAFDRLRRPAIYAPLADQIRAGIAGTAAVPFEGALVRLGELAGASSFVGDGGGTAKPDASWDYSGVLWVTWEAKSEARADTEVNVSSVDQTNRHLRSMADRLGQSIPSGSVSILVTPQNSFDAAAPGIAEDHSFWVNIQYVQDLAARLDGAWRTIRTTLAPDSEQERKRQVILEVFHTAGVLPTQWMAQLNGIQRDVG encoded by the coding sequence ATGCCGTTCCCGACTGTCGGACCCACGAGTCCAGTAGATGACGATCTTGTCGAGTTCTATCGGTCGCTCCCCAAGAGCGCAGATGCACCGAAGGATCTGTGGTTTCACCAAGGTGAGATCGTGCGGTCCTACGCACCAGCACACCTCAAGTCCGCGGATGTAGCGCTCGAGTTGCCGCCGGGTGCCGGCAAAACGCTCGTGGGTGGCACGATCGCTGAATGGCGCCGCAGAAGGCTCGGGGAACGGGCGGTATACGCCTGCGCAACAAGGGGGCTGGCCCACCAAACGCACGCGAAACTGTCGAGCTACGGCGTCAGGTCAGTGCTATTGATCGGCAGCAATCATGACTGGTTGGATGCCGATCGCCTTCGCTATACGAGCGCACAGGCGGTCGCAGTCACCACGTACTGGTCGATCTTCAACTCGAATCCACCACTGTCAGACGCCCAACTGCTGATTCTCGACGACGCACACGCCGCCGAAAACGCTGTGGCAGGACCGTGGTCGATCACGATCGACAGGCGCGACGACGCCTACATGCCGATCGTAGAGGCGCTAGCTCCGACTCTTGAGTCGCTAGTCGTTGCCCGACTTACCGATCCCGCCGCAGGCAAGTACGCTAATGACATTTACATGGCGTCGGTTGTCGGGGTAGCAGCTCAGGCCGCCGACCTGGCGGACCTGCTAAGGCGTGCGGTATCTGCTAGGGCTGTTAACAAGAGCACGAAGTACGTCATGCGACTGGTTGAGTCGCACTTCGACCGAATGCTGGTGTACGTCAGCAGGCGGGCGATCGTATTCCGACCCTTCATTCCACCGACCTCGACACTCGCAGCTTTCGACGGCGCGCAGCAGCGCTTGTACATGAGCGCCACTCTTGGCGAAGGTGGCGAGCTGGAACGGACTTTTGGTCGCCCGAAGATTGCGAGGCTTCCAGTCCCTAGCGGGTGGGACCGCCGTGGCAACGGGCGTAGGTTTTTTGCGTTCCCTGAGTCGACGAAGGACCTGGCTGCCGCACCCGAGGTGCGGCAGGCGTACATCCAAAAGGTCATCGCCAAATTCGGTCGTGCAGTCGTACTGGCCCCTGACAACTCCAGTATGGAGGCGTTTCTTTCGGATTGGGTTCCTGCTGAGGCTGCCGTATTCCGGCCGGACGACGTTGAAGATTCACTGGCAAGCTTCGCATCAGCGCCCCTGGCGGTGCTCGGCATGGCCAATCGCTACGACGGACTCGATCTGCCCGACGACGCGTGCAGGTTGGTCATCATCGCGGGTCTGCCAGCGCGAGGGGACCTGCAAGAGCGGTTCCTGGCGAAGGGGCTGGGAGCGATCGAAGTGCTACAGGAACGGATCCGGGCCAGGATCACCCAGGGCGCCGGACGAGCAACCCGCAACCCCACCGACTTTGCTGCAGTACTGATGCTTGGAACCGACCTCGCATCCTTCGCAGGGCGTCTCGATGTTCAAGAGGCTCTCCACCCAGAACTGCATGCAGAGCTCAAGTTCGGACTCATGGCTTCCCTAGAGAACTCGTCTGCCGAACTACTCGACCTCCTTGATCACTTCGCAAACCAGACGCCGGAATGGGCCGGAGCGGACGCAACAATTCGCTCGATGCGTGACTCGTATACGCAAAAAGTCCCTCCGGGGACGAAGGAACTCAGCGACGCGGCGTCACACGAGGTCGCGGCCTGGCAGTTCTTGTGGCAAGGCGAATGGAATCGCGCGAGGGAGAGTGCGCGGAGCGCGGCAGACACCGTGAGGGGAAGCAGGGGTAGCCAACGCTACGCCGCGCTTTGGAACTACCTGTTGGGGAGCTGGACGCTCATCGCAGGCGGCTCTGGCATCCCGCGCGCCGATGCCGACGTAGCTGCGGCAGCCTTCAACGCTGCCCGTGCCGGTGCGAGGGGTACGACCTGGTTGTCGCACTTGGCCTCTCCCGCTGACCTCGCAGCAATGGAGAAGCAAGTCCTCGAGGTTGACGCCTTGGACGGGGCCGCCGTCGCCCAGGCCGTCGTTGCATTTGATCGACTCCGCCGTCCGGCGATCTACGCACCGCTCGCTGACCAAATTCGGGCCGGCATTGCGGGAACGGCGGCCGTCCCGTTTGAGGGTGCGTTGGTGCGGCTTGGCGAGTTGGCAGGCGCTAGTTCGTTTGTTGGTGATGGGGGAGGCACAGCAAAGCCTGACGCGTCGTGGGACTACTCAGGTGTCCTGTGGGTGACGTGGGAGGCCAAGAGCGAGGCTAGAGCCGATACCGAGGTTAATGTCTCGAGCGTCGACCAAACGAACCGACACCTTCGTAGCATGGCTGATCGGCTAGGTCAGTCCATTCCTTCGGGATCGGTGTCGATTTTGGTGACGCCGCAGAATTCGTTCGACGCTGCCGCTCCCGGCATCGCCGAGGATCATTCGTTCTGGGTCAACATCCAATACGTTCAAGACTTGGCTGCAAGACTCGACGGCGCCTGGCGCACCATCAGAACAACGCTGGCACCAGATTCCGAGCAGGAGCGAAAGCGTCAAGTTATATTGGAGGTTTTCCATACCGCTGGGGTGCTACCCACGCAGTGGATGGCGCAACTTAATGGTATTCAGCGCGACGTCGGGTAG
- a CDS encoding histone-like nucleoid-structuring protein Lsr2: MAKTTTVHVTDDMNGDPDAQTYSFSWANQDYEIHLVDRSLVKLEKALAPFIEKATRVSGRRAAGGKTSKGGARSDLAEARAWLQSEGHPVADRGRIGAELLALYDDAR; the protein is encoded by the coding sequence GTGGCCAAGACAACGACTGTTCATGTGACCGATGACATGAACGGAGACCCCGACGCTCAGACCTACTCGTTTAGCTGGGCAAACCAGGATTACGAGATTCACCTGGTCGACCGAAGCCTCGTCAAGCTGGAAAAGGCACTTGCTCCCTTCATCGAGAAGGCTACGAGGGTCTCAGGCCGTAGGGCCGCGGGGGGGAAGACCTCGAAGGGCGGGGCTCGCTCCGATCTTGCCGAGGCTCGTGCGTGGCTGCAGTCCGAGGGTCACCCTGTTGCTGACCGCGGCCGTATCGGTGCTGAGCTGCTTGCCCTCTACGACGACGCCAGGTAG
- a CDS encoding MrcB family domain-containing protein has protein sequence MQEKLEEVLLLQMDYTSLNTPAMARRGALIRREIAEELREWLPGLETVAGIGPLAVEGRDATGPKSLIPWTRVYSSQRSPSATVGWYVVYLFSAHGDRVCLSLNQGTTTWNGGAYVPRAVPGLLRRVDWARGLLSLPEADTEGWTKTIQLDGGANKLGLGYQTGNVMAREYALDAIPADDVLEADLRRAVAWLGSVYRAMDSALNVPGEAGPEVADAELAVDISAGNRRRRTGNGFRLTTEEKNAIELRAVSVATDQLIRDGYTVRDVGATRAYDLHARRGDENLVVEVKGTTSPGEIIILTRNEVTLHLERYPNNALAVVHSIKLDRNARPPVASDGVLVYEHPWAVDEERLTPISYRYETGLGD, from the coding sequence GTGCAAGAGAAGCTCGAGGAGGTCCTGCTGCTGCAGATGGACTACACGTCCCTAAACACGCCCGCCATGGCCCGCCGCGGTGCACTCATCCGGCGCGAAATTGCTGAAGAGTTGCGGGAATGGCTTCCTGGTCTCGAGACGGTGGCAGGGATTGGGCCACTCGCAGTAGAGGGGCGAGACGCTACAGGTCCGAAGTCGTTGATTCCATGGACCCGCGTCTACTCGTCGCAGCGCTCGCCTAGCGCAACCGTCGGCTGGTACGTCGTCTACCTCTTCAGCGCACACGGAGACCGTGTCTGTCTCAGCCTTAATCAAGGCACGACTACATGGAACGGCGGTGCGTACGTCCCGCGCGCCGTCCCTGGGTTGCTGAGGCGCGTTGACTGGGCGCGTGGACTTCTTAGTCTTCCGGAAGCCGATACAGAAGGATGGACGAAGACGATCCAACTTGACGGCGGCGCAAACAAACTTGGGCTGGGATACCAGACGGGCAATGTCATGGCACGCGAGTACGCGTTGGACGCGATACCAGCGGACGATGTGCTTGAGGCAGACCTCCGCCGCGCCGTGGCCTGGCTGGGAAGCGTCTACCGCGCGATGGACTCTGCTCTTAACGTGCCTGGGGAGGCTGGGCCCGAGGTCGCCGATGCCGAGCTGGCGGTGGATATCAGCGCCGGCAACCGTCGTCGGCGCACCGGCAATGGGTTCCGGCTCACCACAGAGGAGAAGAACGCGATTGAGCTCCGGGCGGTGTCGGTGGCTACCGACCAACTGATCAGGGACGGCTATACGGTCAGGGACGTCGGCGCGACGAGGGCATACGACCTTCACGCGAGGAGGGGGGATGAAAACCTTGTGGTCGAGGTGAAGGGGACTACTTCCCCCGGAGAGATCATCATCCTGACGCGGAACGAGGTGACATTGCACCTTGAGAGATACCCCAATAACGCGCTGGCTGTAGTGCACTCGATCAAACTGGATCGGAATGCTAGGCCGCCTGTGGCTTCCGATGGTGTGTTGGTCTACGAACACCCTTGGGCGGTGGACGAGGAGAGGCTGACGCCAATTTCGTACCGCTACGAGACGGGCCTGGGGGACTGA
- a CDS encoding ATP-binding protein has translation MAAESTTTASTTDSTVAPEDESEPIAVETFAAAGNSVAIVPVHISYGIIERFSEGLYSSPVKTFEELVTNSYDAGAGRVWVYLPNDFKASNASLVVIDDGESMDLDGLKNLWRIGESQKRSDNRPAGRKRPVGKFGIGKLATYVLAERLTFIVHHGARYLAVTMDYAKVAEGDEFMSTTNLSLEVVELTEETALKAVRDAMVQFSDTNSLAEKELAKLGTGHWTAAILTNLKPTAQRISIPRLRWVLSTALPLNPGFALWLNDTRIRSSKESVEPSWKFVIGKDEAELVDNPDRPWKPGTATTFETEVEQPPAEGQDDGSLVPTDIPALKLKDAGVVYGTAYMYDQPLERGKSENLARSHGYFVRVRGRLINLNSEDFEVGPELRHGTLTRFRMEINADDLDEQVASARESLKESAALEQLKNYMLAVFNRARAISTAQDEGDSITRLSKAGRLSDPPPGLSQGPLRRMLQRAAAGDRSVQEILGFGEGSSESVDSALADDKELVESVLLETVAADKPFVVYDPARRAAVLNQNHPFVANYALVKGSAEPIKLLGLTEILGQAYLLDENVPSDSVARVVKRRDGFLRALANRYPRSADVIAQHLRDATNNENALEDAVGDALELLGFEVERFGGASHGVDGIATAHLGWRSDASSISYALTYDAKSTANAKKKLTEAEDGKPAIEFDAPGKIRADTARTSILKVHRQRALEAHELTVEPKYTLLIAPDYQGAVAELGLINAVCENDGITAIRVGDLARLVELFALQGFTPADMAGLFELHKPEDTRAWIEAREKAARVPKPPVGQLVDVLVKRSEAKRPASRDAVGSWLDNVGVELDSAEVDALLRGLAALAPRSIYIDDRLVALNASPTALFAEIRETLDHFDPNLAEDYLSTVPTDDDPTEIEGLK, from the coding sequence ATGGCGGCGGAGTCCACCACCACCGCGTCTACCACCGACTCGACGGTGGCGCCGGAAGACGAGTCTGAACCCATCGCTGTCGAGACGTTCGCGGCGGCTGGCAACAGCGTGGCGATCGTCCCGGTCCACATTTCATATGGAATTATTGAGCGCTTCTCGGAGGGGCTCTACAGCTCCCCGGTCAAAACATTCGAGGAACTCGTCACCAACTCGTATGACGCAGGGGCCGGACGAGTCTGGGTCTATCTGCCGAACGATTTTAAAGCCAGTAACGCGTCACTTGTGGTCATTGACGACGGCGAGAGCATGGACCTCGACGGTCTGAAGAATCTTTGGCGAATCGGGGAGTCTCAGAAGCGATCAGACAACCGTCCCGCAGGCCGAAAGCGGCCAGTTGGCAAGTTCGGCATTGGGAAGCTGGCGACCTACGTACTGGCCGAGCGACTTACCTTCATAGTTCATCATGGGGCGCGGTATCTAGCGGTCACAATGGATTATGCCAAGGTTGCCGAGGGTGACGAGTTTATGTCCACGACAAACCTTTCTCTTGAGGTTGTGGAGCTGACAGAAGAGACGGCACTGAAGGCCGTCCGTGACGCAATGGTGCAGTTTAGCGACACCAATAGCCTTGCCGAGAAAGAACTTGCCAAACTGGGCACTGGGCACTGGACTGCCGCAATCCTGACCAACTTGAAGCCCACTGCTCAGCGCATAAGCATTCCGCGGCTACGGTGGGTACTCAGTACGGCCCTTCCGCTGAATCCCGGTTTCGCGCTCTGGCTTAACGATACCCGCATTCGCTCGTCTAAAGAGTCGGTTGAGCCGAGTTGGAAATTCGTGATCGGCAAGGACGAAGCCGAACTCGTTGATAACCCGGATCGGCCATGGAAGCCGGGAACGGCGACGACCTTTGAAACGGAGGTCGAGCAGCCTCCCGCCGAAGGTCAGGACGACGGAAGTCTGGTGCCGACCGATATTCCCGCGTTGAAGCTGAAGGACGCGGGCGTCGTTTACGGCACCGCCTACATGTACGACCAGCCGCTCGAACGTGGTAAGAGCGAGAACCTCGCTCGGAGCCACGGGTACTTTGTGCGAGTCCGTGGCCGTCTCATAAACCTGAATTCCGAGGACTTCGAGGTCGGACCCGAGCTACGCCATGGAACGCTCACCCGGTTCCGTATGGAAATCAACGCTGATGATCTCGATGAACAGGTCGCCAGCGCTCGCGAATCCTTGAAGGAATCGGCCGCACTAGAACAACTGAAGAACTATATGCTTGCGGTATTCAACCGAGCGCGCGCAATCTCGACGGCTCAAGACGAGGGCGACTCGATCACACGGCTTTCCAAGGCTGGCCGTTTGTCGGATCCTCCGCCCGGTCTTAGTCAAGGTCCACTGCGCCGGATGCTCCAGCGCGCAGCCGCGGGCGACCGGAGCGTCCAGGAGATCCTAGGCTTCGGCGAAGGCTCGTCCGAGTCAGTTGATTCTGCCCTTGCGGATGACAAGGAACTCGTTGAGAGCGTGCTTCTCGAAACGGTGGCGGCCGACAAGCCATTCGTTGTCTATGACCCCGCGCGTCGCGCCGCAGTCTTGAACCAAAACCACCCGTTTGTCGCTAACTACGCACTGGTCAAAGGGTCGGCGGAACCTATCAAGTTGTTGGGGCTAACCGAGATTCTGGGTCAGGCCTATTTACTCGATGAGAACGTTCCATCTGATTCGGTTGCACGTGTCGTTAAGCGACGTGATGGCTTTCTACGGGCGCTGGCTAACCGGTATCCGCGCTCAGCGGACGTGATCGCTCAGCATCTGCGCGACGCCACCAACAATGAGAATGCGTTGGAAGATGCCGTCGGTGACGCCTTGGAGCTACTCGGTTTCGAAGTCGAGCGGTTCGGGGGTGCTAGCCACGGGGTGGACGGCATTGCCACTGCTCACCTCGGTTGGCGCAGCGATGCCAGCAGCATCAGTTACGCGCTCACTTACGATGCCAAGTCAACCGCGAACGCCAAGAAGAAGCTGACCGAGGCGGAAGATGGAAAACCCGCGATCGAGTTCGACGCACCTGGGAAAATCCGGGCCGACACGGCTCGTACGTCGATCCTAAAAGTTCACCGGCAGCGAGCGCTCGAGGCCCATGAGTTGACGGTCGAGCCTAAGTACACGCTTCTCATCGCCCCGGACTACCAGGGGGCCGTGGCCGAGCTAGGTCTCATTAACGCGGTATGCGAAAACGACGGGATCACGGCGATCAGGGTCGGCGACCTCGCTAGGTTAGTCGAGCTCTTTGCGCTCCAGGGCTTCACGCCAGCAGATATGGCCGGCCTGTTCGAACTGCACAAACCAGAAGACACGAGGGCCTGGATTGAAGCGCGCGAGAAGGCTGCCCGCGTCCCCAAGCCGCCTGTCGGACAGTTGGTCGACGTTCTCGTAAAGAGAAGCGAGGCCAAGCGGCCTGCTAGCCGGGATGCAGTCGGATCCTGGCTCGACAACGTTGGCGTCGAGCTCGACTCCGCCGAAGTCGATGCCCTCCTTCGCGGTCTTGCCGCACTAGCCCCGAGGTCGATCTACATCGATGATCGGCTAGTCGCGCTCAACGCTTCTCCGACCGCATTGTTCGCCGAGATCCGAGAAACGCTCGACCACTTCGACCCCAACCTTGCTGAGGACTACCTCAGCACGGTCCCAACGGACGACGACCCTACGGAAATCGAAGGATTGAAGTAG